The window CGTGTCGGGGCACGAATCGATCAGCGCGTCGACCACGCGCTCGGGTAGGGTGTCGAGTAAATCGTGTAGAGCCATAAAAAATTACAATCGGACGCGGCCGGACGATTGTCAAGCGTTGGGCAACGCTGGGCCGCGGCGGAAGCTCGATCAATAATCTGGGTTTAAAGCACAAACCCTGATTTAGATCATTCCATTGCCGGGCCGATCGCTTTTAACTGGCCGCATGAGAGCCAGGACCCCCCGCAGGAGAAACGGATGGCAAGCATCGGCATCCTTTACGGATCGATGAGCTTCAATACGCGCAAGGCAGCGCTGCTGATCAAGAACATGCTTAACAACGGCAGCAACGTGCACGATATCGCCGATTGCACGGCCGAGGACTTGTTGGAGTACCAGACCCTGATAGTCGGTACCTCGACCTGGGGCTTCGGCGACCCGCAGCCGGATTTGGAGGAATTCCTGCCCCAATTGCAAAAGCTCGACCTGCAGGGCAAGAAGGTCGCGCTGTTCGGCGTGGGAGACCAGCGGGCCTACCCCGACTCGTTCGTCAACGGACTGCGACCGCTGTACGAGGCGCTCCTTGCATGCGGAGCCGAGGTGATCGGCCGTTGGTCCGCCGAAGGCTATGATTTCATCCACTCGACGGCCTTGGAGGACGGGCGCTTTATCGGCCTGGTTCTCGACGAGGACAACCAATCTTCGATGACCGTCGAGCGGGTCCGAGCCTGGGTCGAGCAGCTGCGCGTTGAGCTCGGACTGTGAGCATCGATGATCCGCCCCCCAACAGAGAAGTGGGGGAGATAATAATGTTGGATAACATTATTTAGTAGGCGCGAGCAGGGCATTGGCGAGTGGTTTTCATAAACTACTCACCTTGCCACCTCCCCCAATGTTTCTACGCGGAAAAGGTCGTGGCGCTACGACCAGCGAACTACGCGAGTTTTGTGGCACCTCTAAGGTGCCGCGAGTTTCGCTGCGGCTCCAAGCCGCCAAAGATCGTTTTAACGATCTTTACCCTCCCTCCCCGATCTTTGGTCGCGGAGTGGATCGTTGGATTACGACCAGCGAACTACGCGAGTTTTGTGGCACCTCTAAGGTGCCGCGAGTTTTGTGGCGGCTCTAAGCCGCCCGGGCGCGGGGTGGGTCGTGGCATTACAACCAGCGTACTGCGCAAGCCGTGGCGCAGATCTATTGCGGCCCTGACGGGCGTCTGCTAATTTAGCTTTTTCCCAGACGCATCATCGATGTGGGCTGACATCCTACCGGGTACCTGATGAAAATCTCAGTCTTAGCCAGCGGCAGCAAGGGCAACTCGACCTATATCCAGAGCCAGGGCGTGCGGCTGCTGGTCGACGCCGGGCTGACGTTAAAGGAACTGACCGTGCGCTTGGCGCAGTGTGGAGCTGACCCTGCGGATCTGGACGGCGTGTTCGTAACCCACGAGCACATCGACCATCTGCGCGGCGTGGGGCCGCTGGCACGCAAGCACAATGTGCCGGTCTTTGCTGCCCAGCCGGTGCTGGACCGTCTGCGCAGTCAGGGACGGATTCCCGAGCCGCGGCGGATTCGTTCGGGAGTTGAGGTCAACGTCGGGCCGTTGAGTGTGCGGCCGTTTCCAATCAGCCACGATGCCAACGAGCCGCTGGGCTACGTGCTGGCGAGCAATGGATTTAAACTGGGCTACGCCACGGATCTGGGCATTGCCACCAAACTGGTGGCGCACCATCTGGCCGGCTGCGACGCGCTGGTGCTGGAGAGCAACCACGATCCGCAGATGCTGCTCGACGGGCCGTATCCGCCCGATCTCAAGGCGCGGATCAAGGGGCGTCGCGGGCATCTGTCCAACCAGCAGAGCGCCGAGCTTTTGGTCTCGCTGTTGCACGATCGGCTGCGCTGGGTGTTTCTGGCGCACCTGAGCGAGGAGAACAACAAGCCCGAGCTGGCCCTGGCCTGCGCGCGGCGTAGCGTGGCCGGACTGTGTTGCCCGGAGTTGACAATCGTGGCCGCCGACCAGCACCGGCCAACCGAGCTGATCGAGTTATAAGGGGGGAAGTCTGTGATCCCACGTTATTCACGCGAGAAAATGGCCGGGATCTGGACCGACAAGTCGCGGTTCGATATCTGGTTCGAGATCGAGCTCGCAGCCCTTGAGGCGATGGCCGCCGAGGGGATCGTACCCGCAGCGGCCTGGGAGCAGGTCCGTAGCGAGGCGGTGGAGGTCCGGATCGACCCCGAGCGCATTCTCGAGATCGAGGCGCGCACGCGGCACGACGTGGTGGCGTTCATCTGGCACATCGGCGAGCAGATGGGCGAGGGCCGGCGTTGGCTGCACTTTGGCATGACCAGCTCCGATGTGCTGGACACCTGCTACGCGATCCAGATTTGCCGTTGTGCGGATATTCTGCTGGACGATCTGGAGCAGTTGGCCGCGGCGCTCAAGGAGCGCGCCTTGGAGCACAAGCAGACGCTGATGATCGGCCGCAGCCACGGGATTCACGCCGAGCCGATCACCCTGGGGCTCAAGCTGGCGATCTGGTACGACGAGACCCGGCGCAACATCGAGCGGCTGCGGGCCGCACGCAAGAGCATGGCCGTGGGCAAGCTCAGCGGAGCGGTGGGCACCTTCGCCCATCTGCCGCCGCAGGTCGAGGCCCGGGTCTGCGCCAAGCTCGGGCTCGATCCGGCTCCGGCCTCGAACCAGATCGTACAGCGCGACCGGCACGCGCAGTTCTTCACCACCCTGGCGGTGATCGGCGGCACCATGGAAAAGATCGCCACCGAGATCCGCCATCTGCAACGCACCGAGGTCTACGAGGCTGAGGAGCCGTTCGCCGTGGGCCAGACCGGCAGCTCGGCCATGCCGCACAAGCGCAACCCGATCCGCTCGGAGAACCTGTGCGGCATCGCGCGACTGATGCGCTCCTATGCAATGGCCGCGTTGGAGAATCAGGCGTTGTGGCACGAGCGCGATATCAGTCACAGCTCGGTCGAGCGCATGATCGGGCCCGACGCCACCGTGACCCTGGATTTCGGCCTCGACCGGCTCGCCCGGCTGATCCGCGGCTGGGTGATCTACCCCGAGCGCATGAAGCGCAACCTCGCGCTGATGGGCGGGCTGGAGGCCAGCCAGTCGCTGCTGCTGATGCTGGCGCAAAAGGGGCTGCCGCGCGACGAGGCTTACAAGCTGGTGCAACGCAACGCGATGCAGGTTTGGGAGCAGGGGGCCGACTTTAAAAAGACGTTGCTCGCCGACGCTGAGCTGATTGGGCACATCGGGGTCGAGGCGATCGAGCAGGCGTTGGACATCGGGCGTCACACGCGCTACGTGGACGAGATCTTCGCGCGTGTCTTCGGCGCGCAGGAGGCCGATTGAACGACGACCGTTTTCACGACGAGTGCGGCGTGATCGGGATCTACGGCCATCCCGAGGCTTCCAAGCTGGCCTACCTCGGACTCTACGCCCTGCAGCACCGCGGCCAGGAGAGCGCGGGGATCGCGGCCTACAACGGCAAGCGGGTCGAGCTGCACCGCGGAATGGGGCTGGTCAACGAGGTCTTCGACGACCAGGCGCTGGCCGCACTGCCCGGTTCGACGGCTATCGGCCACGTGCGCTATTCGACCTACGGCCAGAGCGTAGCGGCCAACGTCCAGCCGCTGGCGGTCGATTATGCGCGCGGCTATCTGGCAATCGCGCACAACGGCAGCCTGGTCAACGCCGGACGAATCCGCGAACATCTCGAGCGCGAGGGCTCGATCTTCCGCACCAGCACCGACACCGAGGTGCTGGCGCATTTGATCGCCTCGAGCCGCGCCGACGGGTTTCTCGGCCGGCTGCTCGACGCGCTGAGCCGCGTGCACGGCGCGTACTCGCAGACGATCATCACCGAGCAGATGCTGATCGGCGTGCGCGACCCGCTGGGCTTCCGGCCGCTGGTGCTGGGCCGCCGCAGCGACCGCACCTGGGTGCTGGCCTCCGAGACCTGCGCCCTGGACCTGATCGAGGCCGACTTCGTGCGCGAGGTGGAGCCCGGCGAAATCGTAATCATCCACCAGGGCGACCTGCACTCGTACTTCCCGTTTCCCAAGCAGCGGCTGCGGCAGTGCGTGTTCGAGTACGTCTACTTCGCGCGACCCGACTCGTTCATCTTCGGCCACGACGTCTACGACGTGCGGCGCAGGATGGGACATCAACTGGCGTTGGAGCAACCGGCGGAGGCCGACGTGGTGTTCTGCGTGCCCGACTCGGGCGCGACCGCGGCCCTGGGCTACGCCGAGCAGCTCGGGATGCCGCTGAGCAACGGCCTGATCCGCAACCACTACGTGGGCCGCACGTTCATCGAGCCCGCGCAGTCGATCCGCCACTTCGGCGTCAAGGTCAAGCTCAACCCGATCCGCGCCGTGATCAAGGGACGGCGCTGCGTGGTGATCGACGACTCGATCGTGCGCGGCACCACCATGCGCAAGATCGTGCGCATGATTCGCGCGGCCGGCGCGACCGAGGTCCACTTGCGGATCTCGAGCCCGCCGACCGTCGGCCAGTGCCACTACGGCATCGACACCCCGACCCGCGAGGAGCTGATCGCCGCGCGGCTCGACCTGGAGGGAATCCGCGAGTTTATCGGCGCCGACAGTCTGGGCTACCTCTCGATCGAGGGCATGCTTGCAGCCATCGGCGACAACCAAGACGACTTCTGCTGCGCCTGCTTCAACCACGACTATCCGATCGAGCCCGAGAAAGAGGGCTCGCGCAGGCAGATGACGCTTTTCGACTGACGGGTTATAACAATGGACATGAAGATCGACGTACGGCAACTAAAACAAGAGCTGGTCGAGCTGGTGCGCGAGCGCAGCTACGAGCAACGACGCGTGGTCTTGGCCTCGGGCCGCGAGTCGGACTTCTACTTCGACGGCAAGCAGACCACGCTGCACCCGCGCGGCGCCTACCTGGTCGGCACGCTGCTGTTCGAGCAGCTCAAGCTCGGACCGGCGGTGCAGGCCGTGGGCGGCCCGACTCTCGGGGCCGACCCGATGGTCGCTTCGCTGGCGCTGGTCAGCTCGCTGCGCGACGAGCCGATCCCGGCGTTCATCGTGCGCAAGGAGCCCAAGGGGCACGGCACCATGTCCTGGATCGAGGGCGGCAAGAACATCCCGGATGGCGCGCAGGTCGCAGTGGTCGAGGACGTCGTCACCACCGGCGGCTCCACGCTCAAGGCCATCGGCCACATTGAGGATGCCGGATTTAAGGTGCTGCGCGTGATTTGCCTGGTCGACCGCCAGGAGGGCGGAGCGGAGAACCTGGCGCAGCACGGCTACAAGCTCGAGCCGCTGCTGACCCGCGAGGAGGTTGCCCGATGAAGCGCCGACTGATTGCGCTGGCGGTTGCGCTGCTGCTCGCGGCCCTGGCCGTGGGCTGCTCCAAAAACGTGGACCTGGAACGCAGCTACCGGGGCACGCGCGGTTCGTACTTCTCGATGCTGCAAAACTGGACCCGCGGCGACAAGGTCTACGACGGTCTGGACTGCGTGCTGCAGGCGCGGGCCACCCTGATCAGCGAGCCGATGGAAACGGCGCTCAACGCCGAGCGTGCGCGTAGCCACGGCCCGGCCAAGGGCGTCTCCGCGCCCGAACGCGACGTGCTGGGCGTGGCCGTGCGGCCCGAGCTGCAGCTGGTGATGCTGGCGCTGTACACCCAGAAAAGCGCGGCCAACGACATCGCGCGTCAGCCCTCGAGCTGGAGCGTGTGGCTGCAAAACGAACGCGGCGTCACGGTCCAGGCCGAGTCGATCATCCCGGTCAAGGTTCGGCCCGAGGAGCTGCGCGAGCTGTTCCCGTATCTCGACGGCTGGAGCACCCCGTACCTGGTGCTGTTCCCGGCCCAAGACGATCAGGGCGCGGCACTGTGGGACGAGCAGACCGCAACGCTCGACTGCATTGTCAGCGGACCCATCGGCCGTGCCCAAATGACCTGGCGCTTTAAATAGCAAAACAGAGGACAATACAGCGGTGAGATCGAGATTCCTGGTTCTTGGGCTATTCATCGGCACGCCCATCGGCTTTTTAGCCCTGGCGGTCTTTTGCACGATCTCGCTGTCCATGAGCGAGGGGCGCGCGGCGATGCACGCGCTGAACTTTCTCGGACTGCTGTTCGCCGTGGGCGGCCTGGTGTTCAGCGCCTTCTGGGCCTTGGAGCTGGCGCGCATGGGGCGCAGCCACATGCGGCTGGTGTTCACCTCCGACGAGCTGGAGCATGAGCTGGTCGAGCTGGCCGCACGCGAGTTGCTCCACGAGGAAGCCAAGCAACTGCTTGACCAGGCCAAGGCCGATGTGGCCCAGCTGCGCTCGTATCGCTACAACACCTTGCAGAGCTTCCTGATCAGCCACGCGGCGCATTTGCTGCGCGACCGGCTGAACCTGCTGGCGCGCATCGAGCGCGAGGCCAAGATCAGACAGGCCAAACAGACCGAGCAGGCCAAGAAGGCCAAAATCCAGGCTCAGCAGGAAAAAGCAGAGGACGCCTCACCATCGAGCGTGGGCTATCGCGGGGCCCTGATTATCGAAGATATCCCCGGCGAGGGCGAGCTGCTCAAGGAAGTCCGCGCCCAGATCGAGAGCGTCGATGCGCTGTCCGAGGCAATGAAAATGGTCAACGCCTTTGAGCAACAGCTCGAGACGGACGCCTCCCTGGACCCTGATACGCGCGCGGGGCTGGTCAAGAAGATCAAAGACGAGATGTACGGCCGCTACTACGAGAAGTAGGGCGGGCTAGCGCACACAGCGCGTGTGCCCGTTGTGGTTGACGTTGCTCATGTCCACCGAGCCCAAATCGAAATTGACGAGCCACGCCTGGTCGTCCAGGTCCACGACAGTGGAACCCGACCAATAGGCTTGGCCGTCATTGGGCAGTTCCAGAGGCCCGTAATTGCCGCCGTTGGGTCCTTCGCTTTGACATGGATAGCACGCCTCATCCTGGCAATCGGAATCCAGACACTCGTCCGTTATCCCGCACGCTCCGCCGGTCTGTGTGGCCTCGCACGTGACGCTCGTTGAAGACTATGACGTGATCGAGTAATTCGTTGATTCCATTGACGGACGAGTTTTGGCGAGGGACAGGTTATTTTTCCGTTTCGTCGCCATTCGCCTCTTTCTCTTTGGCTTCCTTCACGCGGGTCAGCAGCGCCACGGCCCATTCGGCGGGTGTGGTCTGCGGACCGCTGCTCGTGTCGCGCTGCGCTCGCGTGGTCTTGAGCGATTCGAGTTGCTTACGCAGCAGCACGTCGAACTCGCCGATAGCGCCTTGCCCTCGATGGCGCGATACCACCGCGTGAAGTAAAAAGCCGCCATCGCTGCCTGAATCTGGTCGGTGGATTTGTTGAGATCGAAGTCGTGGCGGAT of the Candidatus Alcyoniella australis genome contains:
- a CDS encoding flavodoxin; the protein is MASIGILYGSMSFNTRKAALLIKNMLNNGSNVHDIADCTAEDLLEYQTLIVGTSTWGFGDPQPDLEEFLPQLQKLDLQGKKVALFGVGDQRAYPDSFVNGLRPLYEALLACGAEVIGRWSAEGYDFIHSTALEDGRFIGLVLDEDNQSSMTVERVRAWVEQLRVELGL
- a CDS encoding MBL fold metallo-hydrolase — protein: MKISVLASGSKGNSTYIQSQGVRLLVDAGLTLKELTVRLAQCGADPADLDGVFVTHEHIDHLRGVGPLARKHNVPVFAAQPVLDRLRSQGRIPEPRRIRSGVEVNVGPLSVRPFPISHDANEPLGYVLASNGFKLGYATDLGIATKLVAHHLAGCDALVLESNHDPQMLLDGPYPPDLKARIKGRRGHLSNQQSAELLVSLLHDRLRWVFLAHLSEENNKPELALACARRSVAGLCCPELTIVAADQHRPTELIEL
- the purB gene encoding adenylosuccinate lyase, translating into MIPRYSREKMAGIWTDKSRFDIWFEIELAALEAMAAEGIVPAAAWEQVRSEAVEVRIDPERILEIEARTRHDVVAFIWHIGEQMGEGRRWLHFGMTSSDVLDTCYAIQICRCADILLDDLEQLAAALKERALEHKQTLMIGRSHGIHAEPITLGLKLAIWYDETRRNIERLRAARKSMAVGKLSGAVGTFAHLPPQVEARVCAKLGLDPAPASNQIVQRDRHAQFFTTLAVIGGTMEKIATEIRHLQRTEVYEAEEPFAVGQTGSSAMPHKRNPIRSENLCGIARLMRSYAMAALENQALWHERDISHSSVERMIGPDATVTLDFGLDRLARLIRGWVIYPERMKRNLALMGGLEASQSLLLMLAQKGLPRDEAYKLVQRNAMQVWEQGADFKKTLLADAELIGHIGVEAIEQALDIGRHTRYVDEIFARVFGAQEAD
- the purF gene encoding amidophosphoribosyltransferase; amino-acid sequence: MNDDRFHDECGVIGIYGHPEASKLAYLGLYALQHRGQESAGIAAYNGKRVELHRGMGLVNEVFDDQALAALPGSTAIGHVRYSTYGQSVAANVQPLAVDYARGYLAIAHNGSLVNAGRIREHLEREGSIFRTSTDTEVLAHLIASSRADGFLGRLLDALSRVHGAYSQTIITEQMLIGVRDPLGFRPLVLGRRSDRTWVLASETCALDLIEADFVREVEPGEIVIIHQGDLHSYFPFPKQRLRQCVFEYVYFARPDSFIFGHDVYDVRRRMGHQLALEQPAEADVVFCVPDSGATAALGYAEQLGMPLSNGLIRNHYVGRTFIEPAQSIRHFGVKVKLNPIRAVIKGRRCVVIDDSIVRGTTMRKIVRMIRAAGATEVHLRISSPPTVGQCHYGIDTPTREELIAARLDLEGIREFIGADSLGYLSIEGMLAAIGDNQDDFCCACFNHDYPIEPEKEGSRRQMTLFD
- the pyrE gene encoding orotate phosphoribosyltransferase, which gives rise to MDMKIDVRQLKQELVELVRERSYEQRRVVLASGRESDFYFDGKQTTLHPRGAYLVGTLLFEQLKLGPAVQAVGGPTLGADPMVASLALVSSLRDEPIPAFIVRKEPKGHGTMSWIEGGKNIPDGAQVAVVEDVVTTGGSTLKAIGHIEDAGFKVLRVICLVDRQEGGAENLAQHGYKLEPLLTREEVAR